In Apus apus isolate bApuApu2 chromosome 25, bApuApu2.pri.cur, whole genome shotgun sequence, the following proteins share a genomic window:
- the NEUROD2 gene encoding LOW QUALITY PROTEIN: neurogenic differentiation factor 2 (The sequence of the model RefSeq protein was modified relative to this genomic sequence to represent the inferred CDS: inserted 2 bases in 1 codon), with product MLTRLFSEPSLVPEVPKFAGWAEECEDDARSEKEERGGGGKGCAHPEEPPEGSLGESKEEGELGGDEEEEEEEEEGLEEAEGERPKKRGPKKRKMTKARLERSKLRRQKANARERNRMHDLNAALDNLRKVVPCYSKTQKLSKIETLRLAKNYIWALSEILRSGKRPDLVSYVQTLCKGLSQPTTNLVAGCLQLNSRNFLTEQGQESGRFHGPNASFAVHPYPYPCSRLAAGQCPPAAXPPGAHGLRTHSYCSSAYESLYGNTSPDYNSSEYDGGLSPPLCINGNFSLKQDSSSPDHEKSYHYSMHYSALPGSRPTGHNLVFGSAGMRGGVHSENIFPYDMHLPHERGPMYEELNAFFHN from the exons ATGTTGACGCGACTTTTCAGCGAGCCCAGCCTGGTCCCCGAAGTCCCGAAATTCGCCGGTTGGGCCGAGGAGTGCGAGGACGATGCCCGCAGCGAGAAGGAAgaacggggcggggggggcaaAGGCTGCGCCCACCCCGAGGAACCCCCCGAGGGTTCGCTGGGGGAGAGCAAGGAGGAAGGGGAGCTAGGAGGggacgaggaggaggaggaggaggaggaggaaggcttgGAGGAGGCGGAGGGCGAGCGGCCCAAGAAGCGCGGCCccaagaagaggaagatgacCAAGGCGCGGCTGGAGCGCTCCAAGCTGCGGCGGCAAAAGGCGAACGCGCGGGAGCGGAACCGAATGCACGACCTGAACGCGGCCCTGGACAACCTGCGGAAGGTGGTTCCGTGTTATTCCAAAACCCAAAAGCTGTCGAAAATCGAAACGTTGCGTTTAGCCAAGAACTACATCTGGGCTCTCTCCGAGATCCTGCGCTCGGGCAAGCGGCCCGACCTGGTGTCCTACGTGCAGACTCTGTGCAAGGGGCTGTCGCAACCCACCACCAACCTGGTGGCCGGGTGCCTGCAGCTCAATTCCCGCAATTTCCTGACGGAGCAAGGGCAGGAAAGCGGCCGCTTCCACGGCCCCAACGCCTCCTTCGCCGTCCACCCCTACCCCTACCCCTGCTCGCGGCTGGCCGCGGGGCAGtgcccccccgcagc cccccccgGGGCCCACGGGCTGAGGACACACAGCTACTGCTCCTCCGCCTACGAGAGCCTCTACGGCAACACCTCCCCCGACTACAACAGCTCGGAGTACGACGGGGGGCTTAGCCCCCCACTCTGCATCAACGGCAACTTCTCCCTCAAGCAGGACTCTTCTTCCCCCGACCACGAGAAAAGCTACCACTACTCTATGCACTACTCGGCGCTGCCCGGTTCCCGCCCCACCGGACACAACCTGGTCTTCGGTTCGGCGGGGATGCGCGGGGGGGTCCACTCCGAGAACATCTTCCCCTACGACATGCACCTCCCGCACGAGCGGGGCCCCATGTACGAGGAGCTCAACGCCTTCTTCCACAACTGA